From the genome of Mucilaginibacter paludis DSM 18603:
GGCGACCGCACCGTATTCAGTTACCTGGTTAACCCCATGATGGAAGACCGTTTTATGATCTTCCTGAAAGAATACCATCAGATTAACCCGCTTACTGCCGACGAGTTGCGCTTTTTACGCGAGGCTTACCGCTTTTTTATTTTAAACTATGTTATTAAGGATGGCCAGTATTTTTTTAGTCACCAATATGCCGAAAAATTACAAGCAGAAGCTTTTGAGATCTATCTGCCCTCTATAGAAACCGGTTTTGATGCCGAAAAATTAATTGATACCCTTGGGATTGAAGTCCCGGAGTATAAATGAGATAGCCGTACACTAAATTCAATACCCTCCCCGGATGATCCAAACACAAAATTTTAAAGACGTAGTTGACCAATATAAAGTTATATTTTTTGACGCCTTTGGCGTTATAAAAAATTACAGGGGCCTGGTACCCGGTATGGATAAAACCTTCGCTTACCTTGATTCACAAAAAAAGAAGTATTATATCGTTACCAACGATGCTTCGCGCAGCCCCATCCAACTGGCAGATTCGTTCCACAAAATAGGTTTGCCTACCATTAAATACGGGCATATCATCTCGTCGGGCATGCTGGCTAAAGAATACCTGGACCTTAAAGTGCACGATGGTATTGTAGCCTACCTGGGTACATCAAATTCTGCCCATTACATCGAAACATCGGGTTTGCATACCTTGCCTGTGAGTATGATTGACGACAGCAATATTGACCAGGTGAATGCCCTGGTATTGCTGGATGATGAGGGTTTTAACTGGTTTCATGATCTTAACAAAGCGGTGAACTTGTTACGCAGGCGTAATATCCCCACCATTGTGGCCAATACCGACCTGGCTTACCCGCTGTCTGTAAACGATGTATCCATTGCCATAGGCGGCCTGGCTACCATGCTCGAGAATATATTGGGTAAAAAGTTTATCCGTTTTGGCAAGCCCGATTCGCAGATGTTTATGTTTGCCTATGACCTGGTTCGCGAAAAAATGCCCATCGGTAAAAAAGATATCCTGATGGTGGGTGATACCCTGCATACCGATATTTTAGGGGGTAATAAATTCGGCTTGGATACCGTGCTTGTGTTTACCGGTAATACCCTTGCCGCCGATGCCGAAACACGTATTACAGCCACCGGCATTGTGCCTACTTATATTTGCGATACTGCAGTGGTTGATGAGTAGGATTATGATTGAACAATCATAATCAACTTGTCATCTCGGAGGGAGAGATCTCTCTGCATGGATTTGGTAAACTGTAGACTTATCGCTCATAAAAGTTCCCTCCCTACGGTCGGGATGACAGGGTGGTGAGGGGATGCCTTGTCTTGAAATAACAAAATCAATCAATCAATCATTCAATAAATCAATCCTTCAATCAATAATCTCTAACCAAAAGCATGTCGGCAAATTCCTTTAAAATTACTTTCCGCTCGTTGGGTAAATTGATCTTCTCGAAATTAAGTATGGCCTGTTCGGCATAGCGGTTCATTTCGGCCTCGGCATGTTCGCGGATATTGAGCTGATTATAGATGTTTTTTACCGCGGTTACCTTTTCAATTCCGTTAAATTCGGTGGCCGATATCCAGTAATTTAACTCGGTTAAAGTTTCACCTTTCGCCAGTTCCATGGCTTTAATCAGCAGGTAAGTTTTTTTATTGGAGATGATATCGCCGCCAACCTGCTTACCGAATTTTTTCGGGTCGCCGTACACGTCCAAAATGTCATCCTGTAGTTGGAAGGCGATGCCCAACTGTTCACCAAACGAATAAAGCAATGATGCTTCGGCATCATCTGCGCCACCCACCAGAGCCCCCATTTTTAAAGCTCCGGCAACCAGCACAGCCGTTTTAAGCCTGATCATGTTGATGTATTCATCGATGGTTACATGAGTTAGGGTCTCAAAATTCATGTCAATCTGCTGGCCTTCACAAACGCCTACCGCGGTGTCGTTAAAAACATCCAGTACGGGGCGTAATATCCGGTCGTCAACCTGCATAATTAATTTGTTGGCTTCTACCATCATCACATCGCCCGACAGGATAGCCACATTGGCGTTCCATTTTTCGTGTACGGTGGGTTTGCCGCGGCGCAGGGGAGCCTTATCCATAATATCATCGTGCATCAGCGTAAAATTATGGAAAACCTCAATGGCCAGGGCAGGGGCCAGCGCTTGTTGCACATCGCCGCCAAACATATCACATGCCATTAATAAAAGGCAGGGCCTTAAGCGCTTGCCGCCTAATGCCATAATATAATAGATGGGCTCGTAAAGCTCTACGGGTGTAGTTCCGTATTTTTTATTACTGATGTATTGATTTATTGAATTCTGGAGTTGCTGGATCTGCTGCATAAAAACTGGCCGGAACCTGATATTTTCAACAAAAGTAACAATTGGCTGTACAATTCCTCTTTTTATGAAAAATTGTACAGTCTGTTTAACCTTGTATTAACGTAAAATCTATTTGTTTCTTAGTGAGATCAACACTTTTTACTTTGATTTGTACTTCATCGCCCAAACGGTAAGTTTTCTTTTTACGCTGACCGATGATGGCATAGTTCTTCTCGTCAAGTGTATAAAAATCATCTGATATATCGCGCAGGCGTATCATGCCCTCGCATTTGTTATCGATAATCTCCACATACATGCCCCACTCGGTAACTCCCGAAATAATCCCGCTAAAGATATTGCCAACCTGGTCTTTAAGATACTCGGCCTGTTTGTATTTAACAGATGAGCGCTCCGCATCGGCTGCCTTTTTCTCCATTTGCGAGCTGTGTACGCAAAGCACTTCGTACTGCTCGGCATTAACCGATTTGCCTCCATCCAAATAATGTTGCAGCAAGCGGTGCACCATCACGTCGGGATACCGCCTGATAGGGGAGGTAAAGTGCGTATAATAATCAAATGCCAGGCCGTAGTGGCTGGTTTTTTTTGTAGTATAAATGGCCTTCGCCATTGAGCGTATGGCTAACTGAGTAAGCACGTTCTGCTCTTTTTTACCTTCTACATCTTCCATTAAATGGTTGAGGGAGCGGGCAATTTCCTTGTCGGATTTGGTATTGATTTTGTACCCAAACCTGGCCGCAAACTGGGCAAAGCCAGCCAGTGTTTCTTGCTTGGGCGAATCGTGCGAGCGGTAAACAAAGGTATACTTGTTTTTTCCTTTAGCTTTTTTGGCCACAAATTCGGCAACCTTGCGGTTGGCCAGCAACATATAATCCTCAATGAGCTTGTGGGCATCTTTGCGCTCTTTTACATACACGCCTATAGGCTTGCCGCTTGCATCCAGCTTAAATTTAACTTCGGTTGTTTCAAAGCTGATGGCGCCGTTTTTAAACTTGCGGTCGCGCAGTTGGTAAGCCAGTTGATTAAGTATCGTGATCTCCTTGATATACTCTCCATCCCCGTTCTCAATAATCTCCTGCACTTCTTCATAGGTAAAGCGCCTGTTGGAGTGGATAATTGTTTTGCCAAACCACTCGTTAATTACAAATGCGTTTTGATCAAGCTCAAACACGGCCGAAAAACAAAGCTTATCTTCATTAGGGCGAAGCGAGCATAGCCCGTTGGATAGCCGTTCCGGCAGCATCGGTATTACACGGTCAACCAGATAAACTGAGGTGCCGCGCTCAAAAGCTTCCTTATCCAGTGGCGAATCGGGGATGATGTAATGCGAAACATCAGCAATGTGAATACCAATTTCGTAGTTGCCGTTATCGAGGTATTTAAACGACAAGGCATCATCAAAATCCTTGGCATCAAATGGGTCTATCGTAAAGGTAAGCACATCCCTGAAATCCTTGCGTTTGGCAATTTCTTCGGGCGTAATAATATCAGATATCGCTTCGGCATCATGCTCAACTTCGGCCGGGAAGGATAGCGGGAAACCGTATTCGGCCAGTATGGCGTTCATCTCGGTATCATTCTCTCCTTGTTTGCCCAATACATTTTTAATGCGGCCAACGGGGTTTTTAGCTTCCGGCGGCCAGTCGGTAATTTCGGCTAAGGCCTTTTCTCCATTTTTAGCTCCGTTTAAATCATTGATGGGGATAAAAATATCATGAAGCATTTTACGGTCATCGGGCACAAAAAAAGCAAAACGCTCAGATAGTTTTACAATACCTGTAAACTCCATTTTAGCGCGCTTGATAATTTCTATCACTTCGCCCTCTTTACGTTTGCCCTTACTTTTGGCATATACGTAAACCTTAACACGGTCGCCGTGCAGTGCATTTCTTAACTTACGCGGAGCAACAAAAATATCGCTCTCAAATTCATCCTCGGTAATAATAAAAGCCGAGCCATCATTGGTTAAATCAACTTTACCTTCAACAAAGGTTTTTAATTCATATAGCTGGAATTTGCCGGGGGATACTTCTTTTAATACTTGTTTAAAGGCTTCTTCCTTTAATATTTCCAGAATAACAGTTTTTGATTCGGGCTCAAGAATATTTAATTTGGCAGATACCTGCTTGTGGTTTAGTGGTTGGTTTCCATTCTGCTCAAACACGTTCAGTACCAGTTGTTCAAGTACCTGTTTGATAGAATGACTTTGTTCTTTTTTAGACATATTATATATTTACTACGCTAAAGGTACGCTATTTTATATTTTAAAGGGTCATACCAAAGTGATTGTTTATAGGTAGGGCTGCATCTTGCCGCACGAGCAAGCGCAATTATCGTCCTTAACAGCCATTCGTTTTAAAAAATATTGGTAATAGCCAATCCTGTCGTTCATGCTGTAAACAGCTTCACCTTTATTACATTCCACTTCGCCATTAATTATGTTAATGGTCATCCCAAAGCCGGGTTTTCTTCCTTTGGCCAAGTCCGCGGCACTGGGCTTCCATTTGCCTATCATCACATCATGCGCACTTGGTTTAAGGGCTTGGGGCGTCATCCAAAAATAAATGGCAGTTTTAAAGGCCACCACTGCATCGGTAGTAATCAGGTCGGGGTTGTTAAGTAGTACTTTTTTATCGCCAAAAATACAGTGCGATGCATAACCGTAGTTGCCGTTATAGCTTAACTGCACAGGCCCGCGGCCATAATATTTTTTGCCTGCCACGGGTGGGTAGTCATCATTCTCGGCAATATAGGGTAGCGTAGTGTTCAGCTCGTGGGTATACATTAAGCCATCGTTATATTTTCCGTTTTCGCCGTGGCGGGTTTCGTGCGCTATGTGGGCAAAAAAGGCTGCTAACTCTTTTTTGTTGGTCAATATATCCTTTTCGGCACAAAAGGTGGCATATACCACATCATAAGTGCTGTACGGTTTTTTTTGTGCCCAGGGTTCGTTCCAGTCTTCATCTTGCCTTATCACGGTTGATTTTCCTGTTTTGGCATCCGTTCTGGTTAATTTATAGATCGATACGTCATGCTTTTCAACCTTCACCCTAATCTGGCCTAACTCGGCAATAGCCTGCATAAAAGCCTTGTAGGTATAAAATTTATCGCGCATGGGGAAGAAGGCGTTAAAATCTTTTTCTGTAAAATACGATGGTACCGGCGGACCGGCGGTAACAACTTTTTCGGCTGGCGCATTTGAGCCACATTTAAAACTCAGTAAGGTGCACGCGGCTAATAGTAAGACAGTGAATTTGGCAGAGGATATCAGGTATTTCATGCGGTTTGCTTTATGCGGGTGTATTTAATTGCTGGCTTTTTAAAATTGACAAGCATTATCAAACTTAACGTTTAACTGTGATTAAATACGTTGTAGTTGGCATAAATGTTTAGGAGGATTGCATATAAATTAAAGGAGCTTAAATTTTTGGCTTTATGACGAATGTTGTGGGTAAAATAGTTTTGTTTGTCCGCTGGAATTTTAATAGAATAAGTTGATTTGCTTTGTTGTTTTTCTGATGAAAAGCAAATCAGAAAATTATAGTTGGTTTGATGTTTTAGTAAGTTGTTGACTGTCAGTGTGAATTTCTCTCCATTATGTCATCCCGGCGGGAAGAGGGATCTTTTGCGCGCGATAAGTGTGCAGCATATTGGGCGCACGTGCTATGTTTGCTCCAATAATCAGTATTCTTAATCTACAATATCGGCCCGCTCAAACGCCGCGGGAAGGGGCTTGTTCGTTATTCACTTGTGTTTGTTTTTGGTGTGAATGATTGCTATCGCAATTTTGTCTTGACACAAAAAGAACCAAATACCGACCGAAGGGAGCTCATGAACACCTTGAAAAAACAAACAAAAGGTGAATAACGTCAAGACTGCCCGATCCTTCCGCCCACGGGCCAGCTCCCGGCCCGGCGTGCAGTCGGGCCTTTGCCCGCTTTTGCCTCTGCACCAAAAAATCTGTCAGGTTAAAACGTCATCCCTGTTTTTTACGGGGTGAGGCCCGGTGGGTTCCTCAATGACATAGTTTAAGATGCTTTTCAAACGGTATTCCTGTTTTTTTGGGGTTTACCGGGTTTTTACTTATAAAGATATAGGGTGTTGATAATCAGGGAACAAATTTTCAGTCAATATTGCAAAAAAAAATTATTAACACCTGATAAAAACATCCTGAAATAATTTTTATTTGTATCAGCATGAAGATCTATACCAAAACCGGCGACAAGGGCCTTACATCGTTAATTGGTGGTACCCGGGTACCCAAGCACCACTTAAGGATTGAGAGTTACGGAACTGTGGATGAGTTAAACTCATATATCGGTTTAATACGCTATCAGGACATTGCAGAGGCTCACCGGGTAATTTTAAAAGAAGTGCAGGATCGTTTGTTTACCATCGGTGCCAGCCTGGCGTCAGATCCGGACAAGTCGAAAATGAAAATACCCGACCTCCACGATGAGGATATTGAATTGCTCGAAAAGGAGATTGACCGCATGGACAATGAATTACCCGCGCTGCGTCATTTTATTTTGCCGGGAGGTAGTAATGCGGTATCTTTTTGCCATATTGCGAGGTGTGTATGCCGCAGGGCCGAACGCTTATCCGTTCAACTCGGCGAGAATAGTTTTGTTGAAGAGAAGGTGGTGATCTATTTAAACAGGTTGAGCGATTACTTATTTACGCTGTCGCGGAAGGTAGGGAATGAGCAACAAATTGCCGAAAGCGTATGGATACCCCGGGTTTAACACCATATAAATTGTTGTAGTTTGTTAATTATCAGTATTTTAATTGGGTGTAATAATTTGATTAAAATTGATGAAAAAATAATTTGATAATCAATTTAAAAATATTATACTTTTGCAAAAGTATAGATTTACAGAAAAACGTTTAAAAATATGTATTGGACACTTGAATTAGCCTCGCATTTAGAAGATGCACCATGGCCCGCAACTAAAGATGAGTTAATTGATTATGCTATACGGTCGGGCGCGCCCGTGGAGGTTATTGAAAACCTGCAGGCATTGGAAGATGACGGCGAGCCGTATGAAAATATAGAGGAAATATGGCCTGATTACCCTACAAAAGATGATTTCTTTTTTAATGAGGATGAATATTGATTGGTTGAATTTGTTAATTAAATAAACTTTTTGTTAAGTTTAGAACATAAAAAGCAAATTTGATTTAATTTAAAGGCACTTGCGCCAAGCAGGTGCCTTTATTTTTTTTATAAGATTTTGTGATGGCATTTTGGAATGGTTTTGGTTATTATCCGAATATATTAATCAATCAAACTAAAAAAATAAAAATACCATCATGAGAAGTCTATTGTATATTATAGCTGTCATCCTGATTATAGGATGGGCACTTGGAGCATTTGTTTATTCGGCAGGTAGCCTTATTCACATTTTATTGGTTATAGCCATTATCGCACTTCTGCTGGGTGTAATACGCAGAGCCTGATTTTTGATATTAAAAATCAACTTAAGCCACTTTTAGTGGCTTTTTTGCTTTAAAAGCATTTCGGCAACGGCGATATCTTCGGGAAAGGTGATTTTGATATTGGTATAATTTCCGGGTATCATGTGGATATTAACGCCTAAGCGCTCTACAACGCTGGCATCATCGGTAAAATCGGCCTGGTAATCTTGCCGGTAGGCTTCTTTTAATAAAGCGGATTGAAAGGTTTGAGGTGTTTGTACCAGGTAGATCTCATCTCGCAGTAAAGCTGTAGATACCGTGTTTTTTAATTGCCTGATGGAATCGCGGCTTTGTACGGCCACGATAGCATTGCCATGCTGCTCCGCATAACGGAAAGAGTAGGCAATGGTGGATAAATCTGTCAAGGGCCTTACTGCATCGTGAATAGCAATCACAGCGTCGGCATCTTCAATCAGGTCCAGTCCGTTTTTAACAGAATGGAAGCGGGTTTCGCCGCCATTAACCAAGTGGTGTGGTATTCTGAAATCGTGATCTTTACAGAGCTGTTGCCAATAAGCGTGATAATCTGCCGGCAAAACAATAATGATGGCAGGTTGAACGTCGCAATTGTAAAAAGCTTCGATGGTGTACATTAACACCGGTTTGCCATTGAGTAACAAAAATTGCTTAGGCAGTGCCGATTT
Proteins encoded in this window:
- a CDS encoding 2-C-methyl-D-erythritol 4-phosphate cytidylyltransferase; amino-acid sequence: MTENNRTTQYSLRNTHHYAIIVAGGSGSRMKSALPKQFLLLNGKPVLMYTIEAFYNCDVQPAIIIVLPADYHAYWQQLCKDHDFRIPHHLVNGGETRFHSVKNGLDLIEDADAVIAIHDAVRPLTDLSTIAYSFRYAEQHGNAIVAVQSRDSIRQLKNTVSTALLRDEIYLVQTPQTFQSALLKEAYRQDYQADFTDDASVVERLGVNIHMIPGNYTNIKITFPEDIAVAEMLLKQKSH
- a CDS encoding lmo0937 family membrane protein, coding for MRSLLYIIAVILIIGWALGAFVYSAGSLIHILLVIAIIALLLGVIRRA
- a CDS encoding chitinase, which encodes MKYLISSAKFTVLLLAACTLLSFKCGSNAPAEKVVTAGPPVPSYFTEKDFNAFFPMRDKFYTYKAFMQAIAELGQIRVKVEKHDVSIYKLTRTDAKTGKSTVIRQDEDWNEPWAQKKPYSTYDVVYATFCAEKDILTNKKELAAFFAHIAHETRHGENGKYNDGLMYTHELNTTLPYIAENDDYPPVAGKKYYGRGPVQLSYNGNYGYASHCIFGDKKVLLNNPDLITTDAVVAFKTAIYFWMTPQALKPSAHDVMIGKWKPSAADLAKGRKPGFGMTINIINGEVECNKGEAVYSMNDRIGYYQYFLKRMAVKDDNCACSCGKMQPYL
- a CDS encoding DUF2795 domain-containing protein, whose amino-acid sequence is MYWTLELASHLEDAPWPATKDELIDYAIRSGAPVEVIENLQALEDDGEPYENIEEIWPDYPTKDDFFFNEDEY
- a CDS encoding cob(I)yrinic acid a,c-diamide adenosyltransferase; this encodes MKIYTKTGDKGLTSLIGGTRVPKHHLRIESYGTVDELNSYIGLIRYQDIAEAHRVILKEVQDRLFTIGASLASDPDKSKMKIPDLHDEDIELLEKEIDRMDNELPALRHFILPGGSNAVSFCHIARCVCRRAERLSVQLGENSFVEEKVVIYLNRLSDYLFTLSRKVGNEQQIAESVWIPRV
- the rnr gene encoding ribonuclease R, with product MSKKEQSHSIKQVLEQLVLNVFEQNGNQPLNHKQVSAKLNILEPESKTVILEILKEEAFKQVLKEVSPGKFQLYELKTFVEGKVDLTNDGSAFIITEDEFESDIFVAPRKLRNALHGDRVKVYVYAKSKGKRKEGEVIEIIKRAKMEFTGIVKLSERFAFFVPDDRKMLHDIFIPINDLNGAKNGEKALAEITDWPPEAKNPVGRIKNVLGKQGENDTEMNAILAEYGFPLSFPAEVEHDAEAISDIITPEEIAKRKDFRDVLTFTIDPFDAKDFDDALSFKYLDNGNYEIGIHIADVSHYIIPDSPLDKEAFERGTSVYLVDRVIPMLPERLSNGLCSLRPNEDKLCFSAVFELDQNAFVINEWFGKTIIHSNRRFTYEEVQEIIENGDGEYIKEITILNQLAYQLRDRKFKNGAISFETTEVKFKLDASGKPIGVYVKERKDAHKLIEDYMLLANRKVAEFVAKKAKGKNKYTFVYRSHDSPKQETLAGFAQFAARFGYKINTKSDKEIARSLNHLMEDVEGKKEQNVLTQLAIRSMAKAIYTTKKTSHYGLAFDYYTHFTSPIRRYPDVMVHRLLQHYLDGGKSVNAEQYEVLCVHSSQMEKKAADAERSSVKYKQAEYLKDQVGNIFSGIISGVTEWGMYVEIIDNKCEGMIRLRDISDDFYTLDEKNYAIIGQRKKKTYRLGDEVQIKVKSVDLTKKQIDFTLIQG
- a CDS encoding polyprenyl synthetase family protein, yielding MQQIQQLQNSINQYISNKKYGTTPVELYEPIYYIMALGGKRLRPCLLLMACDMFGGDVQQALAPALAIEVFHNFTLMHDDIMDKAPLRRGKPTVHEKWNANVAILSGDVMMVEANKLIMQVDDRILRPVLDVFNDTAVGVCEGQQIDMNFETLTHVTIDEYINMIRLKTAVLVAGALKMGALVGGADDAEASLLYSFGEQLGIAFQLQDDILDVYGDPKKFGKQVGGDIISNKKTYLLIKAMELAKGETLTELNYWISATEFNGIEKVTAVKNIYNQLNIREHAEAEMNRYAEQAILNFEKINLPNERKVILKEFADMLLVRDY
- a CDS encoding HAD-IIA family hydrolase, giving the protein MIQTQNFKDVVDQYKVIFFDAFGVIKNYRGLVPGMDKTFAYLDSQKKKYYIVTNDASRSPIQLADSFHKIGLPTIKYGHIISSGMLAKEYLDLKVHDGIVAYLGTSNSAHYIETSGLHTLPVSMIDDSNIDQVNALVLLDDEGFNWFHDLNKAVNLLRRRNIPTIVANTDLAYPLSVNDVSIAIGGLATMLENILGKKFIRFGKPDSQMFMFAYDLVREKMPIGKKDILMVGDTLHTDILGGNKFGLDTVLVFTGNTLAADAETRITATGIVPTYICDTAVVDE